One Podarcis raffonei isolate rPodRaf1 chromosome 18, rPodRaf1.pri, whole genome shotgun sequence genomic window carries:
- the THEG gene encoding testicular haploid expressed gene protein — protein sequence MFTSIYLSSSTCSFAVLTPRQEVLSRSKKVNSDYSGDRPTAAWPVKAAALKVNASSRLIELAQPRPYRSAWEINRPLYPLVSKGALAAVPTQRIIALAIPRTVPSIPKKPHRKLIHHPAGAAKYDELSKPKIYTFDKRDTLQVSKAALQYVPSPRILEISRPVRIRGKVA from the exons ATGTTCACATCTATTTACCTTTCTTCCTCCACCTGTTCTTTTGCAGTCTTAACTCCCCGGCAGGAAGTCCTGTCTCGATCCAAAAAGGTCAATTCAGACTACAGCGGGGACAG ACCCACTGCTGCGTGGCCGGTAAAAGCTGCAGCCCTAAAGGTGAATGCGTCATCAAGGCTGATAGAACTGGCACAGCCCCGGCCTTACCGGTCTGCCTGGGAAATAAACCGTCCCCTATATCCATTG GTGAGCAAAGGAGCACTGGCCGCTGTTCCCACGCAAAGGATAATTGCTCTAGCCATACCACGGACTGTGCCCTCCATTCCAAAGA AGCCACATAGAAAACTGATCCACCATCCTGCTGGAGCGGCAAAGTATGACGAGCTCTCCAAACCCAAAATCTACACGTTTGACAAACGCGACACACTCCAGGTTTCCAAGGCGGCTCTCCAATACGTTCCTTCTCCTCGCATTCTCGAAATTAGCCGCCCGGTGAGGATAAGAGGCAAAGTGGCTTGA